A stretch of DNA from Arachis hypogaea cultivar Tifrunner chromosome 19, arahy.Tifrunner.gnm2.J5K5, whole genome shotgun sequence:
TGGTCAAATTTCAATAAAAGTGTTAACCCCTAAACTTTGTCTATGTAGCCAGCTGTATGTCGTTTCTTTTCACTTTATTTATTGCTTATTAACACGTGCTTTCTTTGGTTGCACCATTCAATTATTTTTTGGACCAAGCCATCAACTAAAGACAAAATCAGAACCCCACCATGCCTCTCCCCAGCTTCTATATAACAATGTGATAGCTTGTGTTATTATCATCATTCCTCGAAAGTATttactaagaaaaaaaaaaatctccaaAACCATGGCTATCTCTTACTCAAGTCATCCAAACCCAAAACCATTTTATGTTGTTTTAGCGATTTGCCTTCTTTTCCTTGCAAACAATAACAAGGTGAACGCAGCAAAAGTAATTTCCTTCAACTTCACCAAGTTCTCCACTAGCAACCCTAGCATAACTCTCCAAGGCAGTTCCGAGATTCTAGGAAACGGGGTTTTGGCTTTAACAAATCGTGAAAACCCCGTTTCAAACACCGGTCGTGTTTTGTATGCTACGCCGGTGACTATTTGGGACGAAGCCACTGGCAACATTGCTAGCTTTGTCACTTCTTTTTCCTTTGTCGTTGAAGATGCCGAAGGTGATTACAACTCGGCTGATGGGATCATCTTTTTTCTTGCGCCGCAAGACACCGAGATTCCCAACAACTCGAGTGGTGGATTTCTCGGTGTCGTTGATGGCAGCAACGCTTTTAACCAATTTGTTGGTGTAGAGTTTGACACTTACACCAACGAATGGGATCCAGATTCTGCTCATGTTGGAATTGATGTCAACTCTTTGATTTCGTTGAAGACTGTTAAATGGAATCGCGTAAGTGGCTCGTTAGTTAGAGTGAGCATAATATATGATTCTTTGTCTAAGACCTTGAGTGTTTCCGTTACTAACAAAAACGGTAGGATTACTACCGTTTCCCAAGTGGTTGATTTGAAAGCTGTGCTGCCGGAAAAGGTAAGGGTTGGGTTATCCGCCACCACAACAAGCGGTGGCGTAGAGGCGCATGATATTTACTCATGGTCTTTCACTTCCAATTTGGAGACAACTACAAGCAGCAGAATGAATAATATTGTAAGCTACGCATGATTTGGTCCAATTAATCCTAGTCCCAGCTAGTATGTGTTTTGAAATAATTGAAGATCATGTCATATTATGACGTGTGGGTGGTGTTGGatatgtcatatatatatatgtagctTTATCACTATGATCAACTTATGTAGTTGGATATGATGGTTGAATACTTAAATAAGATGAGCTTATGTTGATATAGACCATAAAATAttaggtaattaattttttttcttgcatttattttatatttgtgttaTTATTAgttaacttttttattatttctacTATAAAAATAGTTCTAACATTTActcaaataaaaatatctaaaatatttttttaagatattttttaataattaaaatttaatatatataatcgattaaatcgtgttatttttatcaaaattagaccagataaattaatttgaatgaaaaaatagtagtgaatcaaattttaaactagtctagattaatattatttttttataaaaaatgactacactatctttattatagaaaataactaaaatacttttattatatatattagttgagttatgttacgtgtacacaaaaatcagccactaaagtcagccaccagtataaaatacatactaaaatacaaatacacattgaaaataaattaaatcacacatgtatatatttatacacaaatacattggtggctgattttagtgtacaaataacattttttatattaattttaaaaattctaaattatagcCCTTTACTTCTCTGTCGtcataggattaggatttagagtttttaaaattatatataagataggtattttagttattttttataatagagatattgtaattattttttataaaaaaatattaatttagaccagtttaaaatttaatttattagtttttcgACTAAACTGATTTGTccagtctaattttaataaaaacaacacaatttaattgattatatgtgttaaattttaattattaaaaaatatctttaaaaaaatgttttttaccTCTTTACCTAAGTGACTCCCTATTTATACAGCACTATACATAGTATAAATAAGATTATGAAAATTAAATCGGTAATCAAATTGGTATTATTagatattcaaaattttaaatctcaATCGAGGTACAAGTAAGTTAAATtggatataataatttaatatatttatatataaaatataattttaaaaataaattttttgtattttattattttaaattgaataaccAATGAAAGACCAACTTGATCGATTTACTAAACAAGATTTATCTTGAATGGGAACcaatttaataattagttagttTCAATTAATCCAATCAAATCGGTCAATTTTATTCGATttttaaaagagtaaagtattgtttttgacTTTATCCCCaatgtttgaaaaaaattttaaagttgttCCTAATGTTTCAATCGtcttatttaagttcctaacattttaaaattgacttaatgttgtcctgtcgttagagatccgttaacagaattgacggcaggacaaaattgagacgattttgaaacgttagagacttaaataggatgaaaatgttggggacaaaaacgatacatagaaataaattttaattttatccttcaataatatcaattttttactgtacatagtactcaattattttttaatcacatctaagtaaattacatttaatcacattactttcattctaaataaatttatttttttataattttacacttaaagattttagaataatttattctaaataatttttttattttctttaagtgtaaaattataaaaaaaataaatttatttagaatgaaagtaatgtgattaagtataatttatttagatgtgattaaaaaataattgagtaCTATGTACggtaaaaattgatattattgaaggataaaattaaaatttatttttatgtatcgtttttatcctcaacgttttcgtcctatttaagtacCTAACGTTTCAAAATGGCCTCAagtttgtcccgccgtcaattctgttaacgaatccctaacggcaggacagcattgagtcaattttgaaacgttagggacttaaataggacgattgaaatgttagggacaactttggaaTTTATCCCAAATATTGGggataaaaatgatactttactcttttagaATTATGGTTTTGAAAATCAAACTGACCGGTCGGTTCAATCGGATTAACTGAGAATCTTTTTTGGTTGTTTTGGTTGAAGTGAAAAATCACCTAATAAAAAACTTGTAAAAAAAAATCAGTCGAACTGATAGTTAATTGGTAAACTGATTGAACTggcctttttttttaattcagtttttttaattaaaaaaaataaaacccctcctttacactacaaaaaaaaacgtTGAGAATTATCGCATTTAGCGTCACACATTAGCATCGGTTCTACAAGTAAATTCACCGATGGTTTTGGTGTGGGGTTCGTCATGTCAAATAATTACCAACGAATTTCTATTTTCGACGGTAAATACGTTGCTAATAATTAGAGGGAAAACGAAGAAAGTAGATACAAACTTTAGCAGCGCATACTGTCGAAAAAATTTGACGGTATACACTTTTAGTGAAGCGCTGCGTTTTGGTGAATCGCAATGGGTTACTGTCGGATTTATCCGACGGTAATGAGCCCTAAAATTCAAAGTGCGAACCCTCACCACCTTCAATTCGAAATCCACTCTCTTTCTCTCACTCTAAcctctcttctccctttctctctctagcGCCTCCTCTCCTCGCCGTGCCGTTAGCCACACCGTCGCCTCCTTCCTCTCCTTGCACTGACCTCGACGACGTCTTCATTGCAGCCGCCGTTTCAAACCCTAGCATCCATTGCAGCCGCCGTTCTTCGCGTCGCCAACTTCGTCAATCACCGCCAGGTCCAACTTCGTCATCGTCCGCCAGGTccaaattagttaattttttcttgcttaatttttgttctatttttaacctatttttcataaaaaaaatgatttagtTAACTTAGTTTGTCATGTGTTCAAAATTATTTagctaaaaataattagttaattttgtGTGTATTTGTGAGCTCTAATCTTTTATAATGCTATGTATGTGATGTAATTGACTAATTACATGGTTATCAATTTATGATGAGACTTGAATTTGTCAATTTGTTAAATGGGAGACTTAAATTTATTGAATAGAAAGCTTGCTAATTATTGATTGGGTAATACTAGGGAGACAAAAAAACAGACAGaatttgccttatttagcattcattaattgtcgcaacatttaataaataagacaagttatgactgtttttggctgattttctttggttaccaaatattttaACTATGGTGTTAACTGCTGATTACAGTGCCATCAATTAGACTGAGTTAATTTTCTTACTGAAAGAGGTtgtgttttattcatatttccaCTCTTAAAAACCAACATTTCAAGCTACCTACGACTTTTATgtctatttttattcttaattttacttGAGAGATAACTAACATCGAATTgttcattaaaaaaaaagcacATTCGATTGTTAAGGTGATTCTTATGCCCAAGAACTTGTCCTGAAAGCTGCAATTAATCTCTTGCAAAATTATCATAAAGGAATAACTTAAATTAAAGCAAATAATATAGTGTATGCAAGAGTCTAAGACTTCATTGTAGAAAATTATATAAGGTAAATATGGCTTGTTATTTTGGTATGAATTTAGTTTTCCATGTTAGCTTTTTATGTGTGAAATCATATGTTGGTATGATAGTGCCATTAACATGCTTGCTTACATGTTGATTATATTAAGAGATTGGACTTTGGAAATAGAATTATTTTCATGTCAATAAAGATAATTTGGGAAGAGATTGGACTTTCGAAACAGATTgaatatattttatgattttatgttgGATGTCTCTATTGTTTAAGgtgaaatatatatattgtgttgTTATCTAGAAAATAAGAATAGGTAGCTGAGTTTTGGGGTCTTACATGTCATATCTTATTGTGCTTGATCATGAAGGCTCCTTGTTTAGTTGAGTTTAATTCTTATGACATTAATTGAGTGTTGACTGATATTGTGGATTGAGATTAGTTAGATTTGTAGGAACTATAATGTGGATATATCTCTAATTTTAGGGGAGGTTATATCCAATTTTTTCTGGAAGGTTTGTTGAATAATTCGTGAAGTTCATATATGTTGATtagtattattaatatattttgtttacaGACATGATGATAGGTAACAGAGGTAGATCGAGTAGGTCTCGTGGTCATGGTAGAGGGAGGGCTTCCACCTAATCCCTAGGGACTGTTCAGTCATCGCCCTCTACCCCGAATCCCCAACGGACCAGCAATTTATCATGGTCCCAAACCCGAACTATGTGCCTCCTTCGGCTATGCCCCCTCCAGATCCAGCAACAGATACCACGGTGGGCGATTCCTCCAGTGCCTCCCGCAGGATGCCCCTCCACCACCGTCCGTCATCGAGCTGAGAATTCGGCCCAATGGCATGTAGGCGTGACTACATGCAATTTTTTAATCTTAAGTTTGTTAATCTTAATAAGTttatgtgtgtgtatgtgtttgttaatGTTAGGTTTTTCTTCTGATAAGTTTGCACTAAACAATAATGCTTACACACAGGAGATCTCCGAGGTAATTAAGTCAATGTACGACCACCCGAGGCCGAGGTACACAATGATCCTGTCTAAGACCAGAGAGCAGTGGTTTCAGAAGTGggtagtaagaactcaataacgTTGAATTAATTAACTGTATTTGAATTGTATTTTATCCCGACTAAATAATGTTATTGAATCACTTTGTGCAGTTGAAATTTATATGGGATGTGGAACATAATCTCCGGATCAGGAAGATCTATGACCACCGGCAGCTAAACGGATTCAGCAGATAATTAGCGACGTTCGTCACGGGGCGGCCACCTAACGAGATGTGTCCGTCTATCCATCAAGAAGGAACTGGAGGCCCATTTTAGAAATGATGAGGGGTTCAAGCATCGCCATCTGACCAACGTCTCTAACAGGGCTTCGTCCAGGGTCGTCGAAGTATACAGGTGGATTGGTGACCTTCATGAAGACGAAGCGCAGATTTGTAAATAGTTTggtaatgtttaatttttttagttgttacttgaattagttttttaatttcttgatttattttattggttgataTAATTTGTAGTCTAAGTCTTTGGATCATGAGGCGACACTGgcggagaccttcaagtatacccatactttgaaggtcaacaaggagagatttgctaACGAGTGGTCTGCGACCCATtatgtgagtttaaattaatcataagtttcaaatttatttggtttaaagttAATTAACTATTGTCCTAATTACAACGTGTGTGACACAGGAGGATTACACGCAGAAGTTGGAGGCTGTGACCCAGCAGTCTCAGTTACCTAGTGGGAACGACGAAGACAGCTCCGAGACCTCGGTGGTAAATCCTAATAGGATTTGGTGTGAAACCGCCTCTAAACCCTACAAGAATTGCCACTTTGAGTTGGGGTCGTTCTTCACTAGTGGCCTCCGCTCTTCTGTGTTGGTGGCTTCCTATGCCTCAGCCTCTGCCACCAGCcctgtgatgcatgagcatctttcctatcttttcctagtgaatttgcatctaacttgttgagtttaattaataattaattatattttaaccacTATGGatactattttgagttttgtgcaattttattcattttaggtagcattcggatggatttgatgaagtttctgcagagaaagagaagaaaccaaggagatgaccagcgaataccgacgcgaaAGCAttgctcacgcgaccgcgcagaatggagaaaatcgcaatgacgcgatcgcgtgcctgacgcaaatgcgtggactggaatctgcacaaatgacgcgaacgcgtgactgacgcgtatgcgtgacatgcgctgatgagcggataatttatacgctttttggcattgtttttagtatgtttttagtagaatctagttacttttagggatgtttttaataaattttatgttaaattcacatttctggactttactatgagtttgtgtgtttttctgtgatttcaggtattttctggctgaaattgagggacttgagcagaaatcagattcagaggttgaaaaaggactgctgatgctgttggattctgacctccctgcactcaaagtagattttctggagctacagaactcgaaatggcgtgcttccaattgcgttggaaagtagacatccagggctttccagaaatatataatagtccatactttggccaagaatagattacgtaaactggcgttcaacgccagctttctacccaaatctggcatccagcgccagaaaaggatccaaaaccagagttgaacgcccaaactggcacaaaaactggcgttcaactccacaaatggcctctgcacgtgcaacacttaagctcagcccaaacacacaccaagtgggccccggaagtggatttatacatcaaatacttactcatgtaaaccctagtagctagtttattataaataggacctcttactagtgtattaggaatctttggattaccttatgatcctttgatcacgttttagggggctggccatctcggccatgcctggaccttcacttatgtatttttatacggtagagtttctacactccatagattaaggtgtggagctctgctgttcctcaaagattaatgcaaagtactattgttttctattcaattcttcttatttcgcttctaagatatccattcgcacccaagaacgtgatgaaggtgatgattatgtgtgacgctcatcatccttctcccttatgaacgcgtgcctgacaaacacttctgttctacatgaattaagctagaatgaatatctcttagatctcctaaccagaatcttcgtggcgtaagctagaatgatggcggcattcaagagaatccggaaggtctaaaccttgtctgtggtattctgagtaggattcaatgattgaatgactgtgacgagcttcaaactcgcgattgttgggcgttagtgacagacgcaaaaggagggtgaatcctattccagcatgatcgagaaccgacagatgaatagccgtgccgtgacagggtgcgtgagcatattattcactgagaggaggggatgtagccactgacaacggtgatgcccttgcataaagccagccatggaaaggagtaagactgattggatgaagatagcaggaaagcagaggttcagaggaacgaaaagcatctccattcgcttatctgaaattcctaccaatgatttacataagtatctctatccctattttattatattaaattcgaaaacatcattatccatttatatctgcctgactgagatgtacaatgtgaccatagcttgcttcataccaacaatctccgtgggattcgacccttactcacgtaaggtattacttggacgacccagtgcacttgctggttagttgtatcgaagttgtgacaattatgaattaagatcaaagcaccaagctttggagccattaccaggatttgttcgagcctggagatcacaatttcgtgcaccaagtttttggcgccgttgccggggattgtttgtgtttggacaactgacggttcatcttgttgctcagattgggtaactttcttttcgttttctttttttaaaatttttcaaaaatatttcaaaacttTTCTCaactgttttcgaaaaaaaaaataataaaaatgttttcaaaaataaattattctatggctttaaaatttttaagaatgaattctagtgtttcatgaaatatgttgaatcatatctggctgtaaagccatacccaaactgctttggggtTGGCTAATCACTTCAGTGGAGTCATGCCCAATTCTTTTGGATAGAGCAtgttaggcttgtcatgtctgaattacactcatattttgattaaagcttggctggctattaagccatgcctgaccctttgattggagctttaagactaacatggcaagattcctggaattcatattaaaaattttggaatccttatttttcttttttcaaaataatttttcgaaaaatataaaataaaaatccaaaaaaattagaaaatcataaaaatcaaaaatatttttgtgtttcttgtttgagtcttgagtcatatcataagtttggtgtcacttgcatatgcatcttgcattttttcgaaaatatcatgcattcatagtattcttcatgatcttcaagttgttcttggtaagtcttcttgtttgatcttgatgattttttgttttgtgtcttttcatgtttatcatatgcattcttgaattcttagtgtctaagcattaaagaattctaagtttggtgtctagcatgttttctttgcattaaaaaaatttttcaaaaatatgttcttgatgttcatcatgttcttcatagtgttcttggtgttcatcttgacattcatagcattcatgcatgcattcattgttttgatctaaaaaaaaatttcatgcattgcataattttcatgtttttcataaaaattcaaaaataaaaaaaaatatctttccctttttctctcatcaaattcgaaaatttggattgactttttcaaaattttttaaaaatcaaattgtttctcatgagtcaaatcaaattttcaatttgaaaatcttatctttttcaaaatctttttcaaaaatcaaatctttttcaaatttcttagttattttcgaaaatttcaaaaatatttttcaaaaatctttttcttattttatatcataattttcgaaaataacataaacaattaatgttttgattcaaaaatttgaagtttgttacttgcttgttaagaaagattcaaactttaagttctagaatcatatcttgtgatttcttatgaatcaagtcattaattgagattttaaaaatcaaatctttttcacaactaatttctatcatatcttttcaaaaatatcttcttatcttatctttttcaaaaatatcttttaaaaaaaaaaaaaattatctttcctaacctcctaactacttatcttttcaaaattggttttcaaaatttgtttcaactaactaactaactttttgtttgtttcttaactttttcaaaaccacctaactaactctctctctctctaattttcgaaaatatcttccctctttttcaaaaatatcttttcaaaatatctcttctaacttcctaacttcttatcttttcaaaatttgtttcaactaactaactaactttttgtttgtttcttaactttttcaaaactacctaactaactctctctctaattttcgaaaatacctccctctttttcaaaaatttctttttaattaaataattatttttattttctatttttgatttcaaaaattttcgaaaaaatactaacatttttcaaaaactattttcaaaaatcactaactccttttcaaaattaattttcgaaaattccctccttctctctcatcttattctatttactcattcatatcctaacatctcatctcacatctcaagcctcctcacagttgtgtttcttccattacattacattctttgtctccccctcttttcttccactcacaaagggatccctatactgtggtataaagtatctctattattattattattattattattttgtccattcttccttgtatgagcaggagcaaggataagaacattcttgtggaagcagatccagaacctgaaaggactctgaagagaaaatttagagaagctaaaatacaacaatccagagacaacctttcagaaattttcgaataggcagaagagatggcagccgaaaataataataatgtaaggaagatgcttggtgactttactgcacctaattccaatttacatggaagaagcatctccattcctgccattggagcaaacaactttgagctgaaacctcaattagtttctctgatgcagcagaactgcaagtttcatggacttccatctgaagatccttttcagttcttaactgaattcttgcagatatgtgatactgttaagactaatggagtagatcctgaagtctacaggctcatgcttttcccttttgctgtaagagacagagctagaatatggttggactctcaacctaaagatagcctgaactcttgggataagctggtcacggctttcttagccaagtactttcctcctcaaaagttgagcaagctaagagctgatgttcaaaccttcagacagaaagaaggtgaatctctctatgaagcttgggaaagatacaaacagttgaccaaaaagtgtccttctgacatgctttcagaatggaccatcctggatatattctatgatggtttatctgagctatcaaagatgtcactggacacttctgcaggtggatccattcacctaaagaaaacgcctgcagaagctcaagaactcattgacatggttgctaataaccagttcatgtacacttctgaaaggaatcttgtgagtaatgggacgcctatgaagaagggagttcttgaagttgatactctgaatgccatattggctcagaacaaaatattgactcagcaagtcaatatgatttctcagagtctgcatggaatgcaagctgcatccaacagtactcaagaggcatcttctgaagaggaagcctatgatcctgagaaccctgcaatagcagaggtaaattatttaggtgaaccttatggaaacacctaaatcatccaaatttctcatggaaggatcaaaagcctcaacaaggctttaataatggtggaagaaacaggtttagcaatagcaaaccttttccatcatcaactcagcaacagacagagaactctgaacaaaatgcttctaatttagcaaatctagtctctgatctatctaaggccactgtaagtttcatgaatgaaacaaggtcttccattagaaatctggaagcacaagtgggccagctgagtaaaaggatcactgaaatccctcctagtactctcccaagcaatacagaagagaacccaaaaggagagtgcaaggccattgacataagcgccatggccgaacctgtgaggagaggagaggacgtgaatcccaaggaggaagacctcctgggacgtccagtgatcaataaggagcttccctctggggaaccaaaggactctgaggctcatctagagaccatagagcttccattgaacctccttatgcccttcatgagctctgatgaatattcctcttctgaagagaatgaggatgttactgaagagcaaactgccaagtttcttggtgcaatcatgaagctgaatgccaaattatttggcattgatgcttgggaagttgaacctcccttgttcatcaatgaactgagtgatctggatcaactgacattgcctcagaagagacaggatcctggaaagttcataatcccttgtaccattggcaccatgatcttcaaggctctgtgtgaccttggttcaggaataaacctcatgcccctctctgtaatagagaaactgggaatctatggggtgcaagctgctaaaatctcactagagatggcagacagctcaagaaaacaggcttatggacaagtagaagatgtattagtaaaggttgagggcctttacatacctactgatttcataatcctggatactggaaaggaagaggatgaatccatcatcctaggaagacctttcctggccacagcaagagctgtgattgatgttgacagaggtgaaatagtccttcaatggaatgagaactcccttgtgttcaaaactcaaggatctccctctgcaaccatggagaggaagcagaaaaagcttctcccaaagcagagtcaaccagagcccccacagtcaaactctaagtttggtgttgggaggccacaaccaaactctaagtttggtgttgaactcccatatccaaactctaagtttggtgttggagagtctcaacaaagctctgcacatctatgaggctccatgagagcccactgtcaagctattgacattaaagaagcgcttgttgggaggcaacccaatgtttatctaattcttatttttattgtttttcatgttttcttaggttcatgatcatgtggagtcacaaaataaacaaaaaaaattcaaaaacggaatcaaaaacagcagaagaaaaatcacaccctggaggagcatctgtctggcgttcaaatgccagaacagagcatcctggcgctgaacgcccagaacaagcatggttctggcgttcaacgccaaaaatggcagcaaaggggcgttgaacgcccaaaat
This window harbors:
- the LOC112779991 gene encoding putative bark agglutinin LECRPA3, with translation MAISYSSHPNPKPFYVVLAICLLFLANNNKVNAAKVISFNFTKFSTSNPSITLQGSSEILGNGVLALTNRENPVSNTGRVLYATPVTIWDEATGNIASFVTSFSFVVEDAEGDYNSADGIIFFLAPQDTEIPNNSSGGFLGVVDGSNAFNQFVGVEFDTYTNEWDPDSAHVGIDVNSLISLKTVKWNRVSGSLVRVSIIYDSLSKTLSVSVTNKNGRITTVSQVVDLKAVLPEKVRVGLSATTTSGGVEAHDIYSWSFTSNLETTTSSRMNNIVSYA